The Opitutales bacterium ASA1 genome window below encodes:
- the trkA gene encoding Trk system potassium transporter TrkA: MKVILVGAGEVGAYLAETLSGIAHDVTVLERDERVAESLDEHLDVRVLRESGSSARALKRAGIERCDFFLALTSNDESNLVSASLARALGARTTFARVHDETFRETSHLDYQAHFGIDHLLNPERLAAVEIAKHIRNPDRVAVEDFARGQIEVQLVDVKSGSAVAGKTLSELRLNPKMRVALVGRGEDSIAAKADLRLLPGDVATICGPPEVLYEVRPLFDQRTTPERDKRVVIMGGSEMGVSMVRLLGNRRFHIRVIERDARRCRFLADNFPHITVIHGEATSLRLLEEEQVGEADFFVACTRDDEDNVMTCLQARKLGVKRISLAINRADYNEIVQTSKATLGVDVAVSPRIATSHEVLRYLSTEKFVELARLPGRAGRLLELKVDAGSPCDGRALRDIRWPTGSVVLAVQQRSSIRTPGPGDVFAAGDRLVAIVPTELHTEVIGLVS, encoded by the coding sequence ATGAAAGTGATTCTCGTGGGCGCGGGCGAAGTAGGCGCCTACCTGGCCGAGACCCTGAGCGGTATCGCGCACGACGTGACGGTGCTCGAGCGCGACGAACGCGTCGCGGAATCCCTCGACGAGCATCTCGACGTCCGCGTGCTGCGCGAGAGCGGGAGCTCGGCCCGTGCGTTGAAGCGCGCCGGCATCGAGCGGTGCGATTTCTTTCTCGCCCTGACGAGCAACGACGAGAGCAACCTCGTCTCGGCTTCTCTGGCCCGTGCTCTCGGTGCCCGCACGACGTTCGCGCGGGTGCACGACGAGACCTTTCGCGAAACATCCCATCTCGATTACCAAGCGCACTTCGGCATCGATCACCTGCTCAACCCCGAGCGACTCGCGGCAGTCGAGATCGCAAAGCACATCAGGAATCCCGATCGCGTCGCCGTCGAAGATTTCGCCCGCGGACAGATCGAAGTGCAATTGGTGGACGTGAAGTCCGGCTCCGCCGTGGCCGGCAAGACGCTCTCGGAACTGCGGTTGAACCCCAAGATGCGCGTCGCGCTCGTGGGTCGCGGAGAAGACTCGATCGCGGCCAAAGCCGACCTTCGCCTTCTGCCTGGAGACGTAGCCACGATCTGCGGCCCGCCGGAGGTGTTGTACGAGGTCCGTCCTCTCTTCGACCAACGCACCACTCCCGAGCGTGACAAGCGCGTCGTGATCATGGGCGGAAGCGAGATGGGAGTGTCCATGGTCCGGCTTTTGGGTAACCGACGCTTCCACATTCGCGTGATCGAACGCGATGCCCGCCGTTGCCGCTTTCTCGCGGACAATTTTCCGCACATCACCGTCATCCACGGCGAGGCGACCTCGCTTCGACTGCTCGAGGAAGAGCAAGTCGGCGAAGCGGACTTCTTCGTCGCCTGCACGCGTGACGACGAAGACAACGTGATGACTTGCCTCCAAGCCCGGAAGCTCGGCGTGAAACGCATCTCGCTCGCCATCAACCGCGCGGATTACAACGAGATCGTCCAGACTTCGAAAGCGACCCTCGGCGTAGATGTCGCCGTCTCGCCTCGCATCGCCACGTCCCACGAAGTGCTGCGCTATCTGAGCACGGAAAAGTTCGTGGAACTGGCGCGACTCCCCGGCCGCGCCGGCCGCCTGCTGGAGTTGAAAGTGGATGCGGGCAGCCCGTGCGACGGCCGGGCCTTGCGCGACATCCGCTGGCCGACCGGATCCGTCGTGTTGGCCGTCCAGCAACGCAGTTCGATCCGAACTCCGGGACCGGGCGACGTGTTCGCGGCGGGCGACCGCTTGGTCGCGATCGTTCCGACCGAACTGCACACGGAAGTGATCGGCCTGGTCTCCTGA